The DNA sequence GACGTTGCCTCGCCTTCAATGGTTGGGTTGGTAGCAATAATCAACTCTTTCAATTCGCTATTTCTGAAGCGTTCTTCGAGTAGATCTATACCAATTTCTTTTGGCCCAATGCCATCGATAGGCGAAAGTTTACCCAACAACACAAAGTAAACACCCGAATAAATACCGGCCTGCTCCAACGCCAAGACATCCGCCGGTGTTTCGACAATACACAGCAGTTGATGATCTCTTTTGGGGTTGGCACACAGATTACAAAGCGTTTGCTCGGTTAAAGTACGGCACTGCTGACAGCGGTGTACAGCCGTAATTGCAGCTTGTAATGTAGTGGCCAAATGATCGGCACCGTGGCGATTGTGCTCGAGCAGGTTTAATGCCATACGCTGAGCTGACTTTGGCCCAACACCGGGCAAAACGCGCAATGCATTGATAAGTTGGTCAATTAAAGGGGAAAACATTAGAACGGCATCTTAAACCCTGGCGGCATTTGAATACCGCCAGTTAAGTCGCCAAATCGAGATTTATTTTCTTCCTCTACTCGGCGCACGGCATCGTTTACGGCCGCCGCCAACAAATCTTCTAACATGTCCTTTCCCTCTTCCATTAAGCTGGAATCGATAGACACATTTTTTACATCATGACGCCCGGTCATGGTTACTTTCACCAGCCCGGCACCGGCCTGGCCTTCAACTTCCATACTGGCGATATCTTCCTGCATTTGCTGCATTTTCGCCTGCATTTCCTGAGCCTGTTTCATTATGTCGCCCAAGCCTTTCATAACCTACCTCTTCACCGTAACTGATTGTTGATCTAGCACCGCACCAAATTCCCGCTCCAACGTTTGAATAACAGGGTCGCTGGTTAGCGTTTGCAGTGCCTGTGCATGTTGTTCAATTTTTTCCCTTTCGGCACACTGGGCCGGTGTTTCCACGCCCTCCGGTAGCGACTGCAAATGGATGTCGACTTTTACCGGCTGCTGAAAGTAATCGCTAAGCAAACCGGCAAGACGCTGGTTGTGCGAATTATCAAATAGACTGCTCTTATTTTCATCTAATGCAAAAAATAATTGGTTGCCTTCTTTACCAATGAGGGCGCAGTTAGATGCGGTATTTTGTACGATACCTTTTACCCCCAACTGGCGGAAAACAGTACTCCAGTGTTGCGGCGTCAGCACGTCTAAACCTATGGGCGCAGCACCATCGGAGGTTGCCGAGCGATGCTCGTTGGCCGCGCTGGCTTGTGCCTCTACGGCTTGCTTTTGCTTGGCCTCGACGGGTGGCTCAACTACGGCTGCGGTGGGAGCTATGCCCTCTTTGCCTGTAATCGCTTTAATTTGATCCTTTAGCTGTTGTTTTATTTCGCTGGCATCGTTCGTTTGCTTTGCATCAGCAGCATTCAATAAAGCCTGTGCGTTGTTCGCAGGGAGCACCACCGCTGTCGACTGCGGGCTAGGCGCTGCCAAAGGTTCTTCTGCCTGCGCAATGTAAGGGTCATTAGGTACGGCGCTTTCCTCAGCTGCAGCACTTTCGTAGACAACAGGACTTTCGTGCGGTGGCACTGCAGGCGCACTGGGCGCGCGGGTATTGGGCGCAAAGCTCTGTGGGTCTGAGGCTTGCACTGAAACCACGTCGCCAACACTTCCAGCATTAGCTGAAGGGGTTGTGACTTCGCTCTCTAACGCGGCCTCAGTGTGGAGCTTTTTTGCGGGGGGCTCTCCCGTACCAGTATAGTTGCTGGCATCATTTTGTACTGCAGCAGCCGCTGTGTTTTCTGGCGTGGTCGCTAACAAGGTTTGCGTCGGTATATCGGCCACCCCTTGCGGTTTGAAGGCCAACATACGCAGTAACGTCATTTCAAACCCGCTTCTAGGGTCTGATGCCAGATACAAATCTCTTCTACCGATTAAGGCTGTTTGGTAGAACAATTGCACATCTTCTGCGGCCATCGCCGTAGCAAATTCTAAAATTTGTGTTCGATCACCAAAGCTATTGTCTAATGCTTCAGGCAAAGCCTGCGCAATGGCAATACGGTGTAACAGGGTTAAAAATTCGGCGAGTGCTGCGTTAAAATCCGGTGCATGCTCGGCAAATTTGGCTACCGACTCTAGCAGCAACTTACCGTCACCCTGCAGCAGTCCATGCATTAAATTCTGAATGAGCTGGTGATCAATCGTACCCAGCATGGAGGCAACATCGGCCTCCCCTATTTTGCCACTGCCAAAGGCAATAGCCTGGTCCGTAAGGCTGAGGCCGTCGCGCATACTGCCATCGGCCGAGCGGGCCAACAGCCAGAGGGCTCCGTCATCAAAGGGTACAGCTTCTTTGTCGAGTATATTCTGCAGGTGACCGACGATACGCTCTGGGCTCATATTCTTTAAATTGAACTGCAGGCAGCGCGAAAGAATGGTAACCGGAAGCTTTTGCGGGTCGGTGGTGGCCAGTAAAAATTTCACATGCTCGGGAGGCTCTTCTAGGGTTTTCAACAGCGCATTGAAGCTGTGGTTTGAGAGCATGTGTACCTCATCTATGAGGTAGATTTTGTAGCGGCCGCGTGTAGGCGCGTACTGCACGTTGTCTAACAGCTCTCGGGTATCTTCGACTTTAGTACGTGAAGCCGCATCCACCTCGATCAAATCAATAAAGCGACCTTCGCTAATCTCCACACAGGAGCTGCACTCACCGCAGGGCGTGGAAGTAACGCCTGCTTCGCAGTTGAGGCACTTCGCTAAAATACGCGCAATGGTCGTTTTACCCACACCTCGAGTACCCGTAAACAAGTACGCATGATGCAGGCGATTATGGTCCAGTGCGTTTATCAGCGCCCGGAGCACATGCTCTTGGCCCACCATTTCCCGGAAATTGCCTGGCCGCCACTTGCGTGCCAATACCTGATAGCTCATTGAGCGTATTGTCTCTAGTTGCGTGTAATGAATAATTGAAAGAGCGGCATTATACCTGTGGATACGCGTTGCTAGCCCTAATTTTTAACGTAGGAGTAGATTTGTGGGCAAAGGTCTTGAATTTATAGGTGATAGCGCCGTTTTTTGCTAAAGCTGTTCTCACTAATACAGGTTTCATCACCATTAGCTTCGGTTACGATCAGCTTAAAGCATTTGATGATAACCCAATAAGACCAGCCCACAGGTCACTGTAATTGGGCTTAACGCCGTGGACAAGGTAATAATTTCCGCCGCTAAAGTACCGTGGCTGCTCATCTGCTTGCTCATTATGTAGGCCGCTGCAGCGGTTGGGGCAGACATCATGAGAAACAACACTCCCAACGCCTCCCCACGAAAACCATACGCTATGGCTCCCAGCACTACAATCAACGGCAATATCACCAATTTCAGCGCTGTTGCCATTGCCGCTTGCCGATGATTCGCTTTAAAACTCTGCCACTCAAGGCTGGCGCCAATACACAGCAGCGCAAGTGGAAGCGTGAGTTGCGCAAGATACCCCAGCGACAGTGTTGCCACAGTGGGCACGGGCAAACGTACCTGAGACCATAACAGGCCTGCGACGATGGCAATAATGAGCGGGTTCTTAACGAGGTTAGTCAATACACCGATGCGTGAATCGCTTAGCAATAACACCGCAAGAACATTGTAGAGAATAGTCAGGAACGCCAAGTAGACCGCTGCCATGGCCAGTATTCCCTGGCCAAAAGCATTCACACACAACGCCAAGCCAATAATGCCCATATTGCCTCGAAACGCACACTGCACGAATACACCACGCTTGGACTTTTCAACTATGAGCGGCGTTACCAACCACAGGCAGGCAACGGTCGCCAGCGTTGCAGCCACTGCAAAGACCACCAACGGCAAGTTGATACTCTGCTCGGGTGAGCTAGACGCCACACTCAAAAACAACAGACAGGGTAGGCTAACGTTAAAAACCAACTTATTACCTACAGAGACAAAGTGGTTATCAATTAGCTTAATACGTTTGAATACGATGCCGGCGACAAGCACAATCAGCACCGGCCCAGTTACATTCAACGCTGCTTGGAAATGGTTAACTAAAGACAAAGGTACATACCTGAAGGGGTCGGGCGGGCTAGTTTACCACCGTATAACTTCCTCTAACCAGAATGCAGCCAAGTACCTAGCTTTCATAGG is a window from the Teredinibacter franksiae genome containing:
- the recR gene encoding recombination mediator RecR; translated protein: MFSPLIDQLINALRVLPGVGPKSAQRMALNLLEHNRHGADHLATTLQAAITAVHRCQQCRTLTEQTLCNLCANPKRDHQLLCIVETPADVLALEQAGIYSGVYFVLLGKLSPIDGIGPKEIGIDLLEERFRNSELKELIIATNPTIEGEATSHYISERAKQHSIKVTRIAHGVPIGGELEYIDGSTLAHALNSRREV
- a CDS encoding YbaB/EbfC family nucleoid-associated protein, whose product is MKGLGDIMKQAQEMQAKMQQMQEDIASMEVEGQAGAGLVKVTMTGRHDVKNVSIDSSLMEEGKDMLEDLLAAAVNDAVRRVEEENKSRFGDLTGGIQMPPGFKMPF
- the dnaX gene encoding DNA polymerase III subunit gamma/tau, whose protein sequence is MSYQVLARKWRPGNFREMVGQEHVLRALINALDHNRLHHAYLFTGTRGVGKTTIARILAKCLNCEAGVTSTPCGECSSCVEISEGRFIDLIEVDAASRTKVEDTRELLDNVQYAPTRGRYKIYLIDEVHMLSNHSFNALLKTLEEPPEHVKFLLATTDPQKLPVTILSRCLQFNLKNMSPERIVGHLQNILDKEAVPFDDGALWLLARSADGSMRDGLSLTDQAIAFGSGKIGEADVASMLGTIDHQLIQNLMHGLLQGDGKLLLESVAKFAEHAPDFNAALAEFLTLLHRIAIAQALPEALDNSFGDRTQILEFATAMAAEDVQLFYQTALIGRRDLYLASDPRSGFEMTLLRMLAFKPQGVADIPTQTLLATTPENTAAAAVQNDASNYTGTGEPPAKKLHTEAALESEVTTPSANAGSVGDVVSVQASDPQSFAPNTRAPSAPAVPPHESPVVYESAAAEESAVPNDPYIAQAEEPLAAPSPQSTAVVLPANNAQALLNAADAKQTNDASEIKQQLKDQIKAITGKEGIAPTAAVVEPPVEAKQKQAVEAQASAANEHRSATSDGAAPIGLDVLTPQHWSTVFRQLGVKGIVQNTASNCALIGKEGNQLFFALDENKSSLFDNSHNQRLAGLLSDYFQQPVKVDIHLQSLPEGVETPAQCAEREKIEQHAQALQTLTSDPVIQTLEREFGAVLDQQSVTVKR
- a CDS encoding AEC family transporter, giving the protein MSLVNHFQAALNVTGPVLIVLVAGIVFKRIKLIDNHFVSVGNKLVFNVSLPCLLFLSVASSSPEQSINLPLVVFAVAATLATVACLWLVTPLIVEKSKRGVFVQCAFRGNMGIIGLALCVNAFGQGILAMAAVYLAFLTILYNVLAVLLLSDSRIGVLTNLVKNPLIIAIVAGLLWSQVRLPVPTVATLSLGYLAQLTLPLALLCIGASLEWQSFKANHRQAAMATALKLVILPLIVVLGAIAYGFRGEALGVLFLMMSAPTAAAAYIMSKQMSSHGTLAAEIITLSTALSPITVTCGLVLLGYHQML